The following proteins are co-located in the Stegostoma tigrinum isolate sSteTig4 chromosome 39, sSteTig4.hap1, whole genome shotgun sequence genome:
- the ccdc97 gene encoding coiled-coil domain-containing protein 97 isoform X2: MEGSQTQDLLQDVPKVSDASADSVTQETNSQMEGMLIVSTEGHVTPGDVVEQIKSTVCTSAGEIGDAARMLKEPHDQQQEDAMNASLNGMFHTIASSKVQIKSQQKDEPDLMYEQKLDIIKDLFWCKPVVFLERFHKVIKEEHLVCFNHLADNYEVTFYCKEIRKSSMKKTARTNVRNKRYAALQQLIKDGEYFSDEQMRTRDPLLYQQYIRQYMTEEELLAENSKSLSNAMCLSDLLMSTYQEKIVQERLQWQKEREDACVEEEEDDEEEDDDTESKAADWIPSDDERSMLREEFVSRMYQRFLDGEDRDFDYSFMYYGR; encoded by the exons ATGGAAG GCTCACAGACACAAGATCTCTTACAAGATGTTCCAAAAGTGAGTGACGCTTCTGCAGACAGTGTCACTCAGGAGACCAATTCACAGATGGAAGGGATGCTTATAGTCTCCACTGAGGGTCATGTTACCCCAGGTGATGTTGTGGAACAGATCAAATCCACTGTTTGTACCTCAGCAGGGGAGATTGGAGATGCCGCCAGAATGTTGAAGGAGCCTCATGACCAGCAACAGGAAGATGCTATGAATGCTTCACTGAACGGCATGTTTCATACGATTGCCAGTAGCAAAGTACAGATCAAAAGCCAGCAGAAGGATGAGCCTGATCTCATGTATGAACAGAAGTTGGATATCATCAAGGATCTTTTCTGGTGTAAGCCAGTGGTGTTCCTTGAACGTTTTCACAAAGTGATCAAAGAAGAGCATCTTGTCTGTTTTAATCATTTAGCTGACAACTACGAAGTAACTTTTTACTGTAAAGAAATTAGGAAGTCTTCCATGAAGAAAACTGCCCGAACAAATGTTCGCAACAAGAGGTACGCGGCCCTGCAGCAGCTGATTAAAG ATGGTGAGTATTTCAGTGACGAGCAGATGCGAACTCGAGATCCTTTGCTGTACCAGCAGTACATTAGACAATACATGACGGAGGAGGAGTTGTTGGCTGAGAACAGCAAAAGCCTGAGCAATGCCATGTGCTTGTCTGATCTGCTGATGAGCACTTATCAGGAGAAAATTGTCCAGGAAAGGTTGCAGTGGCAAAAGGAAAGAGAGGATGCCTGTGTGGAAGAGGAAGAAGATGATGAGGAGGAAG ATGACGACACGGAGTCTAAAGCTGCAGACTGGATACCCAGTGACGATGAGAGAAGCATGCTGAGGGAAGAATTTGTGAGTCGCATGTACCAACGCTTTCTGGATGGGGAAGACAGAGACTTCGATTATAG
- the ccdc97 gene encoding coiled-coil domain-containing protein 97 isoform X3 encodes MEGSQTQDLLQDVPKVSDASADSVTQETNSQMEGMLIVSTEGHVTPGDVVEQIKSTVCTSAGEIGDAARMLKEPHDQQQEDAMNASLNGMFHTIASSKVQIKSQQKDEPDLMYEQKLDIIKDLFWCKPVVFLERFHKVIKEEHLVCFNHLADNYEVTFYCKEIRKSSMKKTARTNVRNKRYAALQQLIKDGEYFSDEQMRTRDPLLYQQYIRQYMTEEELLAENSKSLSNAMCLSDLLMSTYQEKIVQERLQWQKEREDACVEEEEDDEEEVLLMTTRILTTLTS; translated from the exons ATGGAAG GCTCACAGACACAAGATCTCTTACAAGATGTTCCAAAAGTGAGTGACGCTTCTGCAGACAGTGTCACTCAGGAGACCAATTCACAGATGGAAGGGATGCTTATAGTCTCCACTGAGGGTCATGTTACCCCAGGTGATGTTGTGGAACAGATCAAATCCACTGTTTGTACCTCAGCAGGGGAGATTGGAGATGCCGCCAGAATGTTGAAGGAGCCTCATGACCAGCAACAGGAAGATGCTATGAATGCTTCACTGAACGGCATGTTTCATACGATTGCCAGTAGCAAAGTACAGATCAAAAGCCAGCAGAAGGATGAGCCTGATCTCATGTATGAACAGAAGTTGGATATCATCAAGGATCTTTTCTGGTGTAAGCCAGTGGTGTTCCTTGAACGTTTTCACAAAGTGATCAAAGAAGAGCATCTTGTCTGTTTTAATCATTTAGCTGACAACTACGAAGTAACTTTTTACTGTAAAGAAATTAGGAAGTCTTCCATGAAGAAAACTGCCCGAACAAATGTTCGCAACAAGAGGTACGCGGCCCTGCAGCAGCTGATTAAAG ATGGTGAGTATTTCAGTGACGAGCAGATGCGAACTCGAGATCCTTTGCTGTACCAGCAGTACATTAGACAATACATGACGGAGGAGGAGTTGTTGGCTGAGAACAGCAAAAGCCTGAGCAATGCCATGTGCTTGTCTGATCTGCTGATGAGCACTTATCAGGAGAAAATTGTCCAGGAAAGGTTGCAGTGGCAAAAGGAAAGAGAGGATGCCTGTGTGGAAGAGGAAGAAGATGATGAGGAGGAAG
- the LOC125447827 gene encoding serine/arginine-rich splicing factor 5-like, which translates to MNGCRVFIGRLSPQVRERDVEKFFKGYGRIREIDLKRGFGFVEFDDARDADDAVYELNGKELFRERITVELAKAPPRRGGGRFGGRFNYYRPRSERSSGLRYGPPVRTDYRLIVKNLSSRVSWQDLKDIMRQAGEVTFTDAHRVHNNEGIVEFASYSDLKNAIDKLDGKEISGRRVQLIEEPRRHRSWTRSRSRSSSRSRSYKGSRSASRSASRSPSRSRSRSRSRSPARDTKRQRNESRSLSRSPEVKRRRKPTQSRSRSNSPVKSTRSWSGSREQSPVNSAE; encoded by the exons ATGAACGGTTGCCGTGTGTTCATTGGTCGCCTGAGCCCTCAAGTGAGAGAACGTGATGTGGAAAAGTTCTTCAAAGGTTATGGACGTATTCGTGAAATTGACCTAAAGAGAGGCTTTGGGTTTGTG GAATTTGATGATGCTCGGGATGCTGATGATGCAGTTTACGAGCTGAATGGGAAGGAGCTCTTCCGGGAGAG GATCACTGTGGAGCTTGCAAAAGCACCACCTCGAAGAGGAGGGGGCAGGTTTGGTGGAAGGTTTAACTATTACCGCCCCAGAAGTGAGCGAAGCAGtggactgag ATATGGACCTCCTGTTCGTACTGACTACCGTTTGATTGTGAAGAATCTTTCTTCTCGTGTTAGCTGGCAG GATCTGAAGGACATCATGCGCCAGGCTGGTGAAGTGACCTTCACTGATGCTCACAGAGTCCATAATAATGAAGG TATTGTGGAGTTTGCTTCTTACAGCGATTTGAAAAACGCAATTGATAAACTGGATGGAAAAGAAATCAGTGGCCGGAGGGTCCAATTGATTGAGGAGCCAAGACGCCACAG GTCTTGGACACGGTCTCGCTCTAGAAGCTCTTCAAGATCCCGCAGCTACAAGGGTTCTAGAAGTGCTTCAAGATCTGCAAGCCGCTCCCCGAGCCGTAGCAGGTCTCGCTCCCGGAGCAGGTCACCAGCTCGTGATACCAAGCGGCAGAGGAATGAATCGCGCTCACTGAGCCGTTCACCTGAGGTCAAGCGTCGTAGGAAACCAACTCAGTCGAGGTCGCGATCAAATTCTCCTGTTAAATCAACCCGTTCCTGGTCTGGTTCTCGGGAGCAGTCCCCTGTTAACAGTGCAGAGTAA